The following are from one region of the Mycolicibacterium diernhoferi genome:
- a CDS encoding polyamine aminopropyltransferase has translation MIGTTRWRALLLAAVAACAACGLIYELALLTLSTSLHGGGIVATSLIVAGYVAALGAGALLVKPFLGHAAITFIAVETLLGVIGGLSAAAMYVAFAFIGGSLWVLVLGTAVIGALVGAEVPLLMTLLQRGRTAGAADAGRVLANLNAADYLGALIGGLAWPFLVLPQLGMIRGAAVTGLINLAAAAIVSIFLLRSIISRHQLASALAVLTVAALTLSTLIVASDGIQSTTRQRLYADPIISYQQSAYQEIVVTRRGADTRLYLDGGLQFSTRDEYRYTESLVYPALGEDARSVLILGGGDGLAARELLRMPQVRRIVQVELDPAVIELARGALRGTNGGALDDPRVEVVVDDAMTWLRAPGELPAGGFDAVVIDLPDPDNPVLGRLYSTEFYVLVTRVLSPDALVVVQAGSPFSTPNAFWRTVSTLGSAGFAVTPYHVHVPTFGDWGFALGRRGASAPTPTVPADAPPLRFLTQQVLDAATVFAPDNARRDLPPSTLDNPRIVEDMRAGYR, from the coding sequence ATGATCGGGACGACGCGTTGGCGAGCGCTGTTGCTGGCCGCGGTGGCGGCCTGCGCGGCGTGCGGGCTGATCTATGAACTCGCCCTGCTGACGCTGTCGACCAGCCTGCACGGCGGCGGCATCGTGGCGACGTCGTTGATCGTGGCCGGTTACGTGGCCGCCCTCGGGGCGGGCGCGCTGTTGGTCAAACCGTTCCTCGGCCATGCCGCGATCACCTTCATCGCGGTCGAGACCCTGCTCGGTGTGATCGGCGGGTTATCGGCTGCCGCAATGTATGTGGCGTTCGCGTTCATCGGCGGTTCCCTGTGGGTGCTGGTGCTGGGCACGGCGGTGATCGGAGCGCTGGTCGGCGCCGAGGTGCCGCTGCTGATGACCCTGTTGCAGCGGGGCCGCACGGCCGGGGCGGCCGACGCCGGCCGGGTGCTGGCCAATCTGAACGCCGCGGACTATCTGGGCGCCCTGATCGGCGGCCTGGCGTGGCCGTTCCTGGTGTTGCCGCAACTCGGGATGATCCGTGGCGCCGCAGTGACCGGCCTGATCAACCTGGCCGCCGCGGCGATCGTCTCGATCTTCCTGTTGCGCAGCATCATCAGCCGCCACCAGCTGGCCTCGGCGCTGGCGGTGCTCACCGTCGCGGCACTGACGCTGAGCACGCTGATCGTGGCCTCCGACGGTATCCAGAGCACCACCCGCCAACGGCTCTATGCCGACCCGATCATCTCCTACCAGCAGTCCGCCTACCAGGAGATCGTGGTGACCCGCCGTGGCGCCGACACCCGGCTGTATCTCGATGGCGGACTACAGTTCTCGACCCGCGACGAATACCGCTACACCGAGAGCCTGGTGTATCCCGCCCTCGGCGAGGATGCCCGGTCGGTACTGATCCTCGGCGGCGGGGACGGGCTGGCCGCCCGCGAGCTGCTGCGGATGCCGCAGGTGCGGCGCATCGTTCAGGTGGAACTGGATCCGGCGGTGATCGAGCTGGCGCGCGGGGCCCTGCGGGGCACCAACGGCGGCGCGCTGGACGACCCGCGGGTCGAGGTGGTGGTCGATGATGCGATGACGTGGTTGCGCGCCCCCGGCGAGTTGCCTGCGGGTGGGTTCGACGCGGTGGTCATCGACCTGCCGGACCCGGACAATCCGGTACTGGGGCGGCTGTATTCAACCGAGTTCTATGTGCTGGTGACCCGGGTGCTGTCCCCCGATGCCCTGGTGGTGGTGCAGGCCGGCAGCCCGTTCTCCACACCGAACGCGTTCTGGCGGACGGTGTCCACGCTGGGTTCGGCCGGTTTCGCGGTGACCCCCTATCACGTGCACGTGCCGACGTTCGGCGACTGGGGTTTCGCCCTGGGGCGCCGTGGCGCCTCGGCACCCACACCCACGGTGCCCGCGGACGCTCCCCCGCTGCGGTTTCTGACCCAACAGGTGCTCGACGCGGCAACGGTGTTCGCCCCGGACAACGCCCGCCGGGATCTGCCGCCCTCGACGCTGGACAACCCGAGGATCGTCGAGGACATGCGCGCGGGCTACCGCTAG
- a CDS encoding DUF350 domain-containing protein has protein sequence MLMALEFGTVDGGALAQNVVAAILYFIVGIAVLGAGFLMADLLTPGSLRHLVFVEHRPNAVAVASGMYAALALVTATAIIASSAELGQGLVDALVYGLVGVLLQGAALVVLEVLVPGRFRDLIADEKLHPAAIATAVILLCVGGVNAAALS, from the coding sequence ATGTTGATGGCACTGGAGTTCGGCACCGTCGACGGTGGCGCACTGGCCCAGAACGTGGTCGCGGCCATCCTGTACTTCATCGTCGGAATCGCGGTGCTCGGTGCCGGATTCCTGATGGCCGATCTGCTCACGCCGGGCAGCCTGCGCCACCTGGTGTTCGTCGAGCACCGGCCCAACGCCGTCGCCGTCGCCTCCGGGATGTACGCCGCGCTGGCGTTGGTCACCGCCACCGCCATCATCGCCAGCTCCGCCGAGCTCGGGCAGGGCCTGGTCGACGCGCTGGTGTACGGACTGGTCGGGGTGCTGCTGCAGGGTGCGGCGCTGGTGGTGCTGGAAGTGCTGGTGCCGGGGCGTTTTCGGGATCTGATCGCCGATGAGAAGCTGCACCCGGCGGCGATCGCCACCGCGGTGATCCTGCTGTGCGTCGGAGGGGTGAACGCCGCCGCGCTGTCATGA
- a CDS encoding DUF4247 domain-containing protein has translation MSRNGLFAVSGLLVALGALLLIAGMAMLDKDIRSHVSENYRQYSADGGDGRYECSGSPMSVADDLAGYDEPESRAGDRGSEYLRYPDDIVIVGPDGTYPCSIRVEDVNSRYSGGGFIFLGPGFTPGSPAGGSGGSPGGPGGTK, from the coding sequence GTGAGCCGCAACGGGCTGTTCGCCGTGTCCGGTCTGCTGGTCGCGCTCGGCGCGCTGCTGCTGATCGCCGGAATGGCGATGCTGGACAAGGACATCCGAAGCCACGTCAGTGAGAACTACCGGCAGTATTCGGCCGACGGTGGTGACGGACGCTACGAATGCAGTGGGTCGCCGATGTCGGTGGCCGACGACCTGGCCGGCTACGACGAGCCCGAATCGCGGGCCGGCGACCGTGGCAGCGAATACCTGCGCTACCCCGACGACATCGTGATCGTCGGACCGGACGGGACCTACCCGTGCAGCATCCGCGTCGAGGACGTCAATTCCCGCTACAGCGGTGGCGGATTCATCTTTCTGGGTCCGGGTTTCACGCCGGGCTCGCCGGCAGGTGGCTCGGGCGGCAGTCCCGGTGGACCCGGCGGCACGAAGTAA
- a CDS encoding DUF2617 family protein — MPLHQLRVVPADVSGAGLRLTLNAPAPAPLAACTLPHPDGADLVLGVLGASHVISVTDPARPFSEQVSCTLHATGTALPGSAEAPGYRLRSDTRTHGETAFRGIAADLRHRCEQETGWLGGSFPGDEAALTALWAVPDGPGWHWQTWHLYPDGDNGGGTVVHTESRWRP; from the coding sequence TTGCCGTTGCACCAACTGCGTGTCGTCCCCGCCGATGTCAGTGGCGCCGGTCTGCGCTTGACCCTCAACGCCCCCGCACCGGCCCCGCTCGCGGCCTGCACGCTGCCCCACCCCGATGGCGCGGACCTGGTCCTCGGGGTGCTCGGCGCCTCGCACGTCATCAGCGTCACCGACCCGGCACGGCCGTTCTCCGAACAGGTTTCGTGCACGCTGCACGCCACCGGCACGGCGCTGCCCGGCTCCGCCGAGGCGCCCGGGTACCGGCTGCGCTCGGACACCCGCACCCACGGCGAGACCGCCTTCCGCGGCATTGCCGCCGACCTACGGCACCGCTGCGAGCAGGAGACCGGCTGGCTGGGCGGCAGCTTCCCCGGTGACGAGGCCGCGCTTACCGCCCTGTGGGCTGTTCCGGACGGTCCCGGCTGGCACTGGCAGACCTGGCATCTGTACCCGGACGGTGACAATGGCGGCGGGACCGTCGTGCACACCGAGAGCCGGTGGCGACCGTGA
- a CDS encoding DUF4178 domain-containing protein, whose translation MGELLVILAIALLAAGVIVFLVARNRPKQPAQPAARQDPLRFASQTETFGPRQLGPGAIVSHGGIDYVVRGSVTLREGPFVWWEHLLEGGPEPVWFSVEEDEGRLELVWWVKSTGLPPGLPSEPGSSIDVDGVTYSVDENGRASYTTEGTTGLPAGGEMDYIDYSTAGGEARLGYERWAPTMAWEVSHGTPVRPGELTVYPAPPAGS comes from the coding sequence GTGGGGGAACTACTGGTCATCCTGGCCATCGCACTGCTCGCCGCGGGCGTCATCGTCTTTCTCGTCGCACGCAACCGGCCCAAGCAGCCCGCGCAACCTGCCGCCCGTCAGGATCCGCTCCGGTTCGCTTCCCAGACCGAGACTTTCGGGCCGCGCCAGCTGGGGCCGGGCGCCATCGTCAGCCACGGCGGCATCGACTACGTGGTGCGCGGCTCGGTGACCCTGCGCGAAGGTCCGTTCGTGTGGTGGGAGCACCTGTTGGAAGGTGGCCCGGAACCGGTCTGGTTCAGCGTCGAGGAGGACGAGGGCCGACTCGAACTGGTGTGGTGGGTGAAGAGCACCGGACTGCCCCCTGGATTGCCTTCTGAACCGGGCAGCAGCATCGACGTCGACGGGGTCACCTACTCCGTCGACGAGAACGGCCGGGCGTCCTACACCACCGAAGGCACCACCGGGCTGCCCGCCGGCGGCGAGATGGACTACATCGACTACAGCACCGCGGGCGGCGAAGCCAGGCTCGGCTACGAGCGGTGGGCGCCGACCATGGCCTGGGAGGTATCTCACGGCACCCCCGTGCGCCCCGGCGAGCTGACCGTCTACCCGGCCCCACCGGCCGGTTCCTAG
- a CDS encoding amino acid-binding protein has protein sequence MMAVPSYLLRVQLEDRPGSLGSLAVALGSVGADILSLDVVERGTGYAIDDLVVELPQGAMPDSLITAAEHIKGVRVDSVRPHTGLLEAHRELELIDHIAAAHGRADRLRVLAEEAPRVLRVGWCTVVRTAGSGVERIAASSGAPETPAETAPWLPLEHAVALDGSGEWVPQVWRDMDIALAAAPLGDPHTAVVLGRAGGPEFRPSEVARLGYLAGIVATIVR, from the coding sequence GTGATGGCCGTGCCGTCTTATCTGCTGCGGGTCCAGCTCGAGGACCGACCGGGCAGCCTCGGCTCCCTGGCCGTCGCCCTCGGCTCGGTGGGCGCCGACATCCTGTCCCTCGACGTCGTCGAGCGCGGAACGGGATACGCCATCGACGATCTGGTCGTCGAACTGCCTCAGGGCGCCATGCCGGATTCCCTGATCACCGCCGCCGAACACATCAAAGGTGTCCGTGTCGACAGCGTCCGTCCGCACACCGGGCTCCTGGAGGCGCACCGCGAGCTCGAGCTGATCGACCACATCGCCGCGGCGCACGGCCGCGCCGACAGGCTGCGGGTGCTGGCCGAGGAGGCGCCCCGAGTGCTGCGGGTGGGCTGGTGCACCGTGGTCCGGACCGCAGGATCCGGTGTGGAGCGCATCGCCGCCAGCAGCGGCGCCCCGGAAACCCCGGCCGAGACCGCTCCGTGGCTACCGCTGGAGCACGCCGTGGCGCTCGACGGCAGCGGCGAATGGGTACCGCAGGTCTGGCGGGACATGGACATCGCCCTGGCCGCCGCGCCGCTGGGCGACCCGCACACCGCGGTCGTCCTCGGCCGCGCGGGCGGCCCGGAGTTCCGGCCCTCCGAAGTGGCCCGGCTCGGGTACCTGGCCGGCATCGTGGCGACCATCGTGCGCTGA
- the gatC gene encoding Asp-tRNA(Asn)/Glu-tRNA(Gln) amidotransferase subunit GatC: MSQISRDEVAHLARLARLALTDGELDSFAGQLDAILAHVGQIQSVDVTGVEPTDNPLKSVNVTRPDTVVPGLAQDQALAAAPRAEDGRFAVPRILGEPE; encoded by the coding sequence GTGTCACAGATTTCCCGGGACGAGGTAGCGCACCTGGCGCGACTGGCCCGGCTCGCCCTGACCGACGGTGAGCTGGACAGTTTCGCAGGCCAACTCGACGCCATCCTGGCCCACGTCGGCCAGATCCAGTCCGTCGACGTCACCGGCGTCGAGCCGACCGACAATCCGTTGAAGAGCGTCAACGTGACCCGGCCGGACACCGTGGTGCCCGGTCTGGCGCAGGACCAGGCGCTGGCCGCCGCGCCGCGTGCCGAGGACGGCCGGTTCGCCGTGCCCAGGATTCTTGGGGAACCCGAATGA
- the gatA gene encoding Asp-tRNA(Asn)/Glu-tRNA(Gln) amidotransferase subunit GatA: protein MSNDLIREDAAALGARIAAKEVSSTEVTRAHLDQIAATDERYHAFLHVAADRALAAAAEVDAKVAAGEQLPSPLAGVPLALKDVFTTTDMPTTCGSKILEGWNPPYDATVTARLRAAGIPILGKTNMDEFAMGSSTENSAYGPTRNPWDTDRVPGGSGGGSAAALAAFQAPLAIGTDTGGSIRQPAALTSTVGVKPTYGTVSRFGLVACASSLDQGGPCARTVLDTALLHQVIAGHDARDSTSVDVAVPDVVAAARAGAQGDLKGVRVGVVKQLRGEGYQPGVLASFNTAVEQLTALGAEVSEVDCPHFDHAMAAYYLILPSEVSSNLARFDAMRFGLRVGDDGTHSAEEVMALTRAAGFGPEVKRRIMIGTYALSAGYYDAYYNQAQKVRTLIARDLDEAYQKVDVLVSPATPTTAFRLGEKVDDPLAMYLFDLCTLPLNLAGHCGMSVPSGLASEDNLPVGLQIMAPAHADDRLYRVGAAYETARGALPTAL, encoded by the coding sequence ATGAGCAACGACCTGATCCGCGAGGATGCCGCCGCCCTCGGTGCCCGGATCGCCGCCAAGGAGGTGTCCTCGACCGAGGTCACCCGGGCGCATCTGGACCAGATCGCCGCCACCGATGAGCGGTATCACGCGTTTCTGCACGTGGCCGCCGACCGGGCGCTCGCCGCGGCCGCCGAGGTGGATGCCAAGGTGGCCGCCGGTGAGCAGCTGCCGTCCCCGCTGGCCGGCGTGCCGCTGGCGCTCAAGGACGTGTTCACCACCACGGACATGCCGACCACCTGCGGGTCGAAGATCCTGGAGGGCTGGAACCCGCCGTACGACGCGACGGTCACCGCGCGGCTGCGCGCGGCCGGTATCCCGATCCTCGGCAAGACCAACATGGACGAGTTCGCCATGGGCAGCTCGACCGAGAACTCGGCGTACGGGCCGACCCGCAACCCGTGGGACACCGACCGGGTGCCCGGCGGCTCGGGTGGCGGCAGCGCCGCGGCGCTGGCCGCGTTCCAGGCGCCGCTGGCCATCGGCACCGACACCGGTGGTTCGATCCGGCAGCCGGCGGCGCTGACCTCCACGGTCGGGGTGAAGCCCACCTACGGCACGGTGAGTCGGTTCGGTCTGGTCGCGTGCGCGTCCTCGCTGGATCAGGGCGGGCCGTGCGCGCGCACCGTGCTCGACACCGCGCTGCTGCACCAGGTGATCGCCGGCCACGACGCGCGGGACTCCACCTCGGTGGACGTCGCGGTGCCCGATGTGGTGGCCGCGGCCCGGGCCGGCGCCCAGGGTGATCTCAAGGGTGTCCGCGTCGGCGTGGTCAAGCAGCTGCGCGGCGAGGGCTATCAGCCCGGCGTGCTCGCCTCGTTCAACACCGCCGTCGAGCAGCTCACCGCGCTCGGTGCCGAGGTCAGCGAGGTCGATTGCCCGCACTTCGACCATGCGATGGCCGCGTACTACCTGATCCTGCCCTCGGAGGTGTCCTCCAACCTGGCGCGTTTCGACGCGATGCGGTTCGGGCTGCGGGTCGGTGATGACGGCACGCACAGCGCCGAAGAGGTGATGGCACTGACCCGTGCGGCCGGTTTCGGCCCGGAAGTCAAGCGCCGCATCATGATCGGCACCTACGCGCTGTCGGCCGGCTACTACGACGCCTACTACAACCAGGCGCAGAAGGTTCGCACGCTGATCGCGCGCGACCTCGACGAGGCCTACCAGAAGGTCGACGTGCTGGTGTCGCCGGCGACCCCGACCACCGCCTTCCGGCTGGGGGAGAAGGTCGACGATCCGCTGGCGATGTACCTGTTCGACCTGTGCACGCTGCCGCTGAACCTGGCCGGGCACTGCGGTATGTCGGTGCCCTCGGGTCTGGCGTCCGAGGACAATCTGCCCGTCGGTCTGCAGATCATGGCCCCCGCGCACGCCGATGACCGGCTGTACCGGGTGGGTGCGGCCTACGAAACGGCGCGGGGAGCGCTGCCCACCGCGCTGTAG
- the poxB gene encoding ubiquinone-dependent pyruvate dehydrogenase, giving the protein MTVADHVISTLQASGVSRVYGLPGDSLNGLTDAIRRAENFSWEHVRHEEAAGFAAAADATLTGRLAVCAGSCGPGNLHLINGLFDAQRSRVPVLAIAAHIPQSEIGSEYFQETHPQELFRECSVYCEMVNTAESAPRILEMAMRAAVEENGVAVIVVPGEVFLHKTDAPATPVLPTRPVIRPADDELARAATILNASDKVTILAGAGVEGAHDDVVRLAATLAAPVVHALRGKEFIEYDNPYDVGMTGLLGFASGYKAIKEAEVLLMLGTDFPYRQFYPENAIVIQLDIRGRNLGRRTRIDLGLVGSVADTLPALQPLLRSKAGHAHLDRSLNHYRKTRRRLDELAVNDRDRTPIRPEHLAAVADRLAADDAVFTVDVGSPVVWAARYLTMNGRRRLLGSFNHGTMACALPLAVGAQTVDRGRQVVAFAGDGGLTMLFGELITLTQNRLPVKIVVFNNSSLNFVELEMKAAGIVTFGTDLHNPNFAAVAESLGLFGRRVEHPGDLESALADAFAHDGPALIDVVTARQELSIPPAITVEQAKGFSLYAIRTIMAGRSDELLDLVSTNVARRILD; this is encoded by the coding sequence ATGACCGTTGCCGATCACGTCATTTCCACACTGCAGGCCAGCGGGGTCAGCCGCGTCTACGGTCTGCCCGGGGACAGCCTCAACGGGCTCACCGACGCGATCCGGCGCGCCGAGAACTTCAGCTGGGAACATGTCCGCCACGAGGAGGCCGCGGGGTTCGCCGCCGCCGCCGACGCGACGCTCACCGGCCGGCTCGCGGTCTGCGCGGGCAGCTGCGGGCCCGGCAACCTGCATCTGATCAACGGCCTGTTCGACGCCCAGCGCAGCCGGGTGCCGGTGTTGGCGATCGCCGCGCACATCCCGCAGTCCGAGATCGGCTCGGAGTACTTCCAGGAGACGCACCCGCAGGAACTGTTCCGTGAGTGCAGCGTGTACTGCGAGATGGTCAACACCGCCGAGTCCGCACCGCGGATCCTGGAGATGGCGATGCGCGCCGCCGTCGAGGAGAACGGGGTGGCCGTCATCGTCGTCCCGGGCGAGGTGTTCCTGCACAAGACCGACGCCCCCGCCACCCCGGTGCTGCCGACCCGCCCGGTCATCCGACCCGCCGATGACGAACTGGCGCGTGCTGCAACGATTCTCAACGCATCCGACAAGGTGACCATCCTCGCCGGCGCCGGGGTCGAAGGCGCCCACGACGACGTGGTGAGGTTGGCGGCAACCCTGGCGGCCCCGGTGGTCCATGCCTTGCGCGGTAAGGAGTTCATCGAATACGACAACCCCTACGACGTCGGGATGACCGGTCTGCTGGGCTTTGCTTCCGGCTACAAGGCCATCAAGGAGGCCGAGGTGCTGCTGATGCTGGGCACCGACTTCCCGTACCGGCAGTTCTATCCCGAGAACGCCATCGTCATCCAACTCGATATCCGCGGCCGGAACCTGGGCCGGCGCACCCGGATCGATCTGGGCCTGGTCGGCTCCGTCGCCGACACCCTGCCCGCGCTGCAACCGCTGCTGCGCAGCAAGGCCGGCCACGCCCATCTGGACCGCTCGCTGAACCACTACCGCAAGACCCGGCGCCGGCTCGACGAGCTCGCCGTCAACGACCGTGACCGCACCCCGATCCGACCGGAACACCTTGCCGCCGTGGCAGATCGACTCGCCGCCGACGATGCGGTGTTCACCGTCGATGTCGGGTCCCCGGTGGTGTGGGCGGCCCGCTATCTCACCATGAACGGGCGCCGGCGCCTGCTCGGCTCGTTCAATCACGGCACCATGGCGTGCGCGCTACCGCTGGCCGTCGGCGCGCAGACCGTCGACCGCGGCAGGCAGGTGGTGGCCTTCGCCGGTGACGGCGGGCTGACCATGCTGTTCGGCGAACTGATCACCCTGACCCAGAATCGGCTGCCGGTGAAGATCGTCGTCTTCAACAACTCGTCGCTGAACTTCGTCGAACTGGAGATGAAGGCGGCAGGCATCGTCACCTTCGGCACCGACCTGCACAACCCGAACTTCGCGGCGGTCGCCGAATCGCTCGGCCTGTTCGGGCGACGGGTGGAACACCCCGGGGATCTGGAGTCGGCGCTGGCCGACGCCTTCGCCCACGACGGTCCGGCCCTGATCGACGTGGTGACCGCGCGCCAGGAACTGTCCATTCCACCGGCCATCACCGTCGAGCAGGCGAAAGGCTTCTCGCTGTACGCGATCCGGACCATCATGGCCGGGCGTTCCGACGAGTTGCTGGACCTGGTCAGCACCAACGTGGCGCGCCGGATCCTGGACTGA
- a CDS encoding DUF6480 family protein, translated as MTALPPDPDPRSTPGLEPGGGVPPGSTPPDSAQTSGLGEPAAPTARRKLSPAAVVSLIALAVFLSLFVATGVFLLLDM; from the coding sequence ATGACCGCCCTACCTCCCGACCCCGACCCGCGCTCCACCCCCGGACTGGAACCCGGAGGTGGCGTCCCGCCCGGCAGCACACCCCCGGATTCCGCGCAGACCTCGGGGTTGGGCGAGCCGGCCGCGCCGACGGCACGCCGGAAACTCTCCCCCGCGGCGGTCGTGAGCCTGATCGCTCTGGCGGTTTTCTTGAGCCTGTTTGTCGCGACGGGCGTGTTCCTGCTTCTCGACATGTAA
- a CDS encoding ATP-dependent 6-phosphofructokinase, with product MRIGILTGGGDCPGLNAVIRAVVRTSDVRYGSTVVGFQDGWRGLLEDRRIQLRNDDRNDRLLAKGGTMLGTARVNPDKLRAGLDQIKQTLEDNGIDVLIPIGGEGTLTAAHWLSEENVPVVGVPKTIDNDIDCTDVTFGHDTALQVATEAIDRLHSTAESHQRVMLVEVMGRHAGWIALNAGLASGAHMTLIPEQPFDVEEVCRLIKARFVRGDSHFICVVAEGAKPAEGSMQLRDGGIDEFGHVRFTGVAHQLGVEIEKRINKEVRTTVLGHVQRGGTPTAYDRVLATRFGVNAADAAHAGEFGMMVSLRGQDIGRVSLADATRQLKLVPQSRYDDAAEFFG from the coding sequence ATGCGGATCGGAATCCTGACCGGGGGCGGTGACTGTCCGGGCCTGAACGCGGTGATCCGGGCCGTCGTACGCACCAGTGATGTGCGATACGGCTCGACGGTCGTCGGCTTCCAGGACGGCTGGCGGGGACTGCTGGAGGACCGCCGGATCCAGCTGCGCAACGACGACCGCAACGACCGGTTGCTGGCCAAGGGCGGCACCATGCTGGGCACCGCCCGGGTCAATCCCGACAAACTGCGTGCCGGCCTGGACCAGATCAAGCAGACCCTCGAGGACAACGGCATCGACGTGCTGATCCCGATCGGCGGCGAAGGCACCCTCACCGCGGCGCACTGGCTGTCCGAGGAGAACGTCCCGGTGGTCGGCGTCCCCAAGACCATCGACAACGACATCGATTGCACCGACGTCACTTTCGGTCATGACACCGCGCTGCAGGTCGCCACCGAGGCCATCGACCGGTTGCACAGCACCGCGGAATCCCATCAGCGGGTGATGCTGGTGGAGGTGATGGGGCGCCATGCCGGCTGGATCGCCCTGAACGCCGGTCTGGCCTCCGGTGCGCACATGACGCTGATCCCCGAGCAGCCCTTCGACGTCGAGGAAGTCTGCCGGCTGATCAAAGCACGCTTCGTGCGCGGGGATTCGCACTTCATCTGTGTGGTCGCCGAGGGCGCCAAACCCGCCGAGGGGTCGATGCAGCTGCGCGACGGCGGAATCGACGAGTTCGGGCACGTGCGGTTCACCGGTGTGGCCCACCAACTCGGTGTCGAGATCGAGAAGCGGATCAACAAGGAGGTCCGCACCACGGTGCTCGGCCACGTGCAGCGCGGCGGCACGCCGACCGCCTATGACCGGGTGCTGGCCACCCGGTTCGGGGTGAACGCCGCCGACGCCGCGCACGCCGGCGAGTTCGGGATGATGGTGTCGCTGCGCGGGCAGGACATCGGCCGGGTGTCGCTGGCCGACGCGACCCGTCAGCTCAAGCTGGTGCCGCAGAGCCGCTACGACGACGCCGCCGAATTTTTTGGTTGA
- the gatB gene encoding Asp-tRNA(Asn)/Glu-tRNA(Gln) amidotransferase subunit GatB gives MSVDTAELLDYDEVIAEFDPVMGMEVHVELSTATKMFCPCANRFGAEPNTQVCPVCLGLPGSLPVLNQAAVESAIRIGLALNCDIAPWGRFARKNYFYPDQPKNYQISQYDEPIAVNGYLDVPLEDGTTWRIEIERAHMEEDTGKLTHLGSDTGRIAGATTSLADFNRAGVPLIEIVTKPIEGTGERAPEIARAYVTALRDLLRGLGVSDVRMDQGSMRCDSNVSLKPKGAGEFGTRTETKNVNSLKSVEVAVRYEMRRQAAVLRAGGTVTQETRHFHEDGHTTAGRSKETAQDYRYFPEPDLEPVAPSAELVEQLRTTIPELPWLTRNRVQQEWGISDEVMRDLVNNGAIDLVAATVAAGASSEAARAWWGNFLVQKANEAEVELDTLPITPAQVAAVVKLVDEGKLSNKLARQVIEGVLAGEGEPEQVMNDRGLVVVRDDSLIQAAIDEALAASPDIAEKIRGGKVQAAGAIVGAVMKATKGQADAARVRELVLAACS, from the coding sequence ATGTCTGTCGATACCGCCGAACTTCTGGACTACGACGAGGTCATCGCCGAGTTCGATCCCGTGATGGGCATGGAAGTGCACGTCGAACTGTCCACCGCCACCAAGATGTTCTGCCCGTGCGCGAACCGGTTCGGCGCCGAACCCAACACCCAGGTGTGCCCGGTGTGCCTCGGCCTGCCCGGCTCGCTGCCGGTGCTCAACCAGGCCGCGGTGGAGTCGGCGATCCGCATCGGGCTGGCGCTCAACTGCGACATCGCGCCATGGGGCCGGTTCGCCCGGAAGAACTACTTCTATCCGGACCAGCCGAAGAACTACCAGATCAGCCAGTACGACGAGCCGATCGCGGTCAATGGTTACCTGGACGTGCCGCTCGAAGACGGCACCACCTGGCGGATCGAGATCGAGCGCGCGCACATGGAGGAGGACACCGGCAAGCTCACCCACCTGGGCAGCGACACCGGCCGGATCGCGGGTGCGACCACCTCGCTGGCCGACTTCAACCGCGCGGGCGTGCCGCTCATCGAAATCGTCACCAAGCCGATCGAGGGCACCGGCGAACGCGCCCCGGAGATCGCCCGGGCCTACGTGACCGCGCTGCGCGATCTGCTGCGGGGCCTGGGGGTGTCCGATGTGCGGATGGATCAGGGCTCGATGCGCTGTGACTCCAACGTGTCGCTGAAGCCCAAGGGCGCAGGAGAATTCGGTACCCGCACCGAGACCAAGAACGTCAACTCGCTCAAGAGCGTCGAGGTCGCGGTGCGCTACGAGATGCGCCGGCAGGCCGCCGTGTTGCGCGCCGGTGGCACCGTGACCCAGGAGACCCGGCACTTCCACGAGGACGGGCACACCACCGCGGGCCGCAGCAAGGAGACCGCGCAGGACTACCGGTACTTCCCGGAGCCGGACCTGGAACCGGTGGCGCCCTCGGCCGAGTTGGTCGAGCAGCTGCGCACCACCATCCCCGAGCTGCCCTGGCTGACGCGCAACCGCGTGCAGCAGGAGTGGGGGATCTCCGACGAGGTGATGCGCGATCTGGTCAACAACGGGGCGATCGACCTGGTCGCGGCGACCGTCGCGGCGGGTGCCTCCAGTGAGGCCGCCCGCGCCTGGTGGGGGAACTTCCTGGTGCAGAAGGCAAACGAGGCCGAGGTCGAGCTCGACACGCTGCCCATCACGCCCGCCCAGGTGGCCGCGGTGGTCAAGCTGGTCGACGAGGGCAAGCTGTCGAACAAGCTGGCCCGCCAGGTCATCGAGGGCGTGCTGGCCGGGGAGGGCGAACCCGAGCAGGTGATGAACGACCGCGGTCTGGTTGTGGTGCGCGATGATTCGCTGATCCAGGCCGCCATCGACGAGGCGCTGGCGGCCAGCCCCGACATCGCCGAGAAGATCCGTGGCGGCAAGGTCCAGGCGGCCGGCGCCATCGTCGGTGCGGTGATGAAGGCCACCAAGGGTCAGGCCGACGCCGCCCGGGTGCGTGAACTGGTGCTCGCGGCCTGTAGCTGA